The DNA sequence TTTTTCCCTGTTTCTATGCTACCCGTTCTTTGATCTCAGAGAACAGAATATCCATAATGCAACAATCAATTTCCTCAGAAACTAAAGTTATCTAAATCCTAAACATCTTTTCTCACAAAGCATTAAAAGGAAGGATTTCAAATGTTCCTGGAACACCAGGAACATCTGAAATTTTTCCTATCTTTTGATAGTGTCAGAGTCAGTAGAATGAAGGTCCTTTCACTCAACTTGCTCACCCTTTTGACTAATTAAAAAGTGTAACGGCTTTGGACTTTTATTTTTCAGGGAATACACTTTGTGATAATATACTAAAACAATCAACCCTTTCCAAAAATTAATGAAATGTAAATGAATTTAGTAGTAATTGTACCTCTTTAGTTAGAGCAGCAAAGGTGATATTTGGACCTGGCATGAGTGCAGCAACGAAAACAGCAACAGAGACCTTTTCAGGGAATTGCTCCATTGCAACAGAGATGCAGCCCCCACCTGCGCTGTGACCGACAAGGATCACGCTCTCGTGCGAGGGAAGAGCCTTCATGAACTGTGTTAATGGCTCAACGTATTCTCGGTAAGAGTTGACCTCACTGGCTTGCTTGGGATGGATCCCAGAAGCAGCCATGTCTAGAGATGTCACCTTATGGCCCACTGACTGAAGCAAAGTGGCGACCTTGTACCAACACCATGCTCCATGCATAACTCCATGAACTAACACGAAATGTCTCTCCATCCTTCTAAGATTTTCTGATCCTCTTGTAAGTTGTGTCTAGATCTCTTAAGTAGTTGGTATATTTTTATGCAAAATATATCATAgcaaaaaagaaagaattatAGATAAGTATTATAAGTGAGGACTACAATCATACCAACAGCATACTAattaattttagccagaaataaataaataacaaatggGATTCcaattttagaatagaaaaaagaaaaatcaaaacaagTTAAAGGTCATTATTCATTAGAACAATTTTTTGCATACATAGGTTATGTTTAGTAAACTAATTGGAAATGTCAAATGCTCTTATAAAGAAGACCTCATAGAACCGTCGTACGATTAACGTGTAATACTAATTTGATCATTAGAAAGAAGGCAACAAATAataactacaaaggaaaaagagaatgacGAGAATAATTTAAACTTTTCCTTTGTAAATATTAATTACGGACTCACTTCCAGTTGTCAAATTTGCATCAcccaattaattaataatttaaaataattttcgtgTACTGTCTAACTAATTTTCAAACACATGAATCTAATTAGATAatcactaaaatttttagagcttaatccatcaaaattaaactctttttattatattaatatatttaaaaaaaaaaaaaacttgaaaaagaacTCAATTTAAGACACTGATATTGATGGTAATGTTTTGGAGAAAGGGGTTGgttgtgtttttgttgataatgTGCTACACTCATTATCCATCTACACGAAAGGAAAGAACAATGACACACTTTACACTCATTCATGCCCACTACTCCAgtgtcatttaaaaaaataataaaaaaaagaaattgaaaaaagaaaaaaaaaataatggatAAGTAGCAGCAGATAACACAAGAAACCAGTAACAAAAAAACAGAAATGTAATACAACAGCAGAATGCAGAAGATCAAGAGCTGAAATCGAAAAACAAAACTCACAATTGCCAGTGGGGAAAGAGGCGTGAAGCAGATGGAGGAAACGTGGCAGCACAGAGAGGAGATACGGTAGAAAGGTGCACAACACAGGTCACAGGATAATGATAGTCACACTTCTTTACATACAAAATGGATAGAAAGAAATATTTTAGATACGATAGGGTTAGTTTAAGGATATTATAatattggatttggattttctaaattttgaatttcactctacaggtaaagtgtgattttttaccatttatttcataggtgaaaccaagagaaaatatgaaaaagaaaccatTCAAAAGTGAATGATCATGCTTTATCCtctaaagtgaaaattcaaaatttagagaatctaaaTTCTATAATATTGATGTAAGAACTTTTAAGAATTcaaaatctgatgacttttggTATGGCTTGCGACTTGCGTTTAGACTTGTAGATGAGAATTGAATTCACGTTGAAATTGAAACCTAAACtagtacttatttatttattttgttacaaaagaaATCGAGAGCTTGTTCGGATGAATTTTCCAATatgaattattttaaataaatttttttaaaaaaatattttgaaaaaaggttatgaactaatatttttagtaaaaaaattataagaatttaGCATGTGATGCCTTAAATACAGAACAAtgcaacaaaaaatattaatcacctaatattttttttgaaaactaaaaattattatatatttaaatataaatttattttttaaatatatttttgaatacaataataagaatttttttagaatatgaaaattatatttttaaaaaaggttttttttttccttttttttcaaatGATTATACTtttagtgtgtgtgtgtataaTGTCTAGTTTGGTCTCTAAAATTCACAAATTTGACTTTTAGAAATAACCAAATTGATCTATGAACTTACAAATTATGAATTTCCAGTTATTCCTAATTCAACCGTTGTTAACACAATGCTAACATAAAGCATTAAAGTACTGGGGTGACATCTCCAATGATAAGGTAACATGGCTAAAGTTTTAGTTTGATTAAATAGGTGTCTTAAATTGGTTAATTAGACTTATTTTGATTAATTGGTTTTATAATAATATAGAGACTAAAATGAATTCACTAAACCAATTTAGGAATTAGGACATCTATTTGATCCTATTGAAATCTTAGCCTTATTCTCTATATCAGCACTTTATTATTAACAACAGTTGAATTAAagacaaataaaaatttataaattgtaaaTTCATTGATCAATTTGGTCATTTTCGAAAGTCAAGAAGTGTTTTGAGAAATGTTAGAAAATTTCAAGACCAAACAGGACATTACCTCTCTCAAGTCTAAGAAGCAGCCCAATAGAACAAACATTGCTACACCAAGGTCTTTGCTTTATCAAAGCTCCAGGGATGCAGCCTCACGGAAGTTCCAATGTTGGAGTTTTTCGTCCTTTTCAATATGCAACAATAAGTTCTTTCGAATTCGGTGGTAGTAGCCGGTCAAATGGCACAAACAGATCAAACATTAACCTAATTTTCAATTTCGATCTAACTATGCCAAGGCAGGGTTGCATGGAGGGATCAAAGCTGAATCTGAATATGCCGGGGATTCGATGCACAGAGATCCCAAGACCCATGAAGCGTCTGATGTTGAAAGAGATGACCGACTCTTAAAAGATAACCATGCGTCTGAAGAAGAGAGAGGCAGCACCTGAAGATTTACAGCAGGAAGCGGAAGAAATGATTCACAGTTGACATGGACACTGTAAAGAAATGTGCTAGCGAACATAACCAAGCTTCATGGATCAGACAACATCCACACAATGTTTGAATCATTTTTCAGTTCTCTCTCCATGAAACCTCTGCTCCTGCCAGCAGAACTCTTGAAATTTTCTGAGACTACAAGAAATAACGATCATTAAGAGTTTTGTTTTCCATGGTGTACTGAATCCTTATTCTAAAAGACAGACATGTTTGTTGAAAAAATACAGCAACCCACCGTTTCAGAAGTACTTCAGGATTATATGGAAATAAATCCTTTTGATGAAGACTCTCAATAGAATTGTACAATGACAGTAAACATTCTGCAGCATTCTTGAACGGCTTAATATCATAATGCTTGAAGCAATATTCAATGTCTTTCTCATAATTCTTGCTATGCAAGGTGGTGCTTCGATAGTTGTCAACTGATGTTGGAATTTCATCTGCCACAAAATCAATACCATCACCTGAAAGTTTTCTTCTCTTGCAAGATGATTTACTGTAATATTCTCCAACTAATGGAGATTCCACAAATAAATCCCATGAGTCGCATATCAAACACAAGCACCTACTGACAAACACGGAAACAAGGAAAGAATAAATCCCAACTTCGATATAGCAATAAGTCCAAGTTAAGAGCCCAACCAAGACATTCTTTTACATATACTTTATGAGAAAAGCTCAAGGACcaccaattttaatttatattgactAGCACTTTTAACCAGTAGTCCAACACCTTTAGCTCAACAATCTCTCACCATTCTTTTAGTCAACACTTTTACATATTGCTGGCTAACTGCTGGCCAAAAACAATAGATTTTACTGGCCATGTAGCATTGCTCATAATTTATTAGTAATCATCATTCATGAACCTTGGATGAAACAAGCAATAGAAAATGGATTTAGAACCCTGAACTTATCaaccagaaataaataaataaaaattgggataTGTGATAGGAATCTATGAAATGTTAGGCTGAACCAAGGTTTTCCCTTTAGTGAATCATAGAATGCAAGATAACAAATCAAAACATAGCCCCAAAATCATACAAACAAAATAAGACATGAAAAATCATGGAGACCAGTCATCACAACAAGATTTGATTAAATCTTTGCCTGATTATTAAtaattacaacaacaacaaacctTTTCCAACTATTTTATTTAAAACCAAGTAAGAGAAAGTAATGTGATTGACGACAAAATTTAAAATACCTCAAAAGATATTTAGCACAGCTTATTCCAGTATCCTTTGAAATTAGATAATCAAGAAGCACTTGGTGATCATAATGTATCTGCAGATCAACAAGTTAAGGACAACATAATCAATAGATAAGATCTTTTACTTCATTCTAACTCATTAATAAAATGGATAGAATTGGGGAACCTATCAGCATGCTATGGCTACATTAACACTTGCCTCTGAAAGAAACAGGTGGAAAAGGTGCACGGGATTAAAAATGTCCAACAGATCAAAAAGAAATTCTTTCTTTACATCCTGATACAATGCTTCCTTTATGTCAAACCTACATCAATCCAAGTTTATGACAGTGGATCCTTGCTGAATAAGTtaataacaaaaggaaaagacAATACAATTGCTTACTGTTGCTGGAGACAAGATGATATGCTAAGCAATTGCAACATGACTTCAAACAATAGATCATCCTGTCATTCCAGCAATAACACCACCAGTAAAACTGATATTGTCGAAATTCTCAACTATTGTGCTAAGATTAAAACATGCAAGATCCTATACTCCTCTGTTATGCAAACATATTTCCAACATAAAAGTACAGAACAAAAGAATACAAATGATCCATTGGAATGTGAAGGGTTGTAACAGCAGCATTGTCTTTATAAGGTTTACATGCTTCATAGTTTTCAAACCTTCCTATTCATAATTCATCAGACACTTAATCAAATCCCTGATCGTAGTTAACAACCAAACTGATGATCATTACCACATCCGACACTCAATTTGGACCCCAAAGTAAATAAAACCCTCAGGTCCTATTTGTTACATTGTATAAGttgataattttttgttacatTTGTATAtatacatgatttttttttcttttttttgggatAAAAGAATACTATTGGGATGTGGTAAAGAATGATACGAGAAAATATGTGGTCCTTTTTACAAGAACAAACCATATAGAGGCCAAAAGTTAATCTTGTTACATGAAATTCTCGTTTGAAAACTTGTAATTGAGCTACCAATTTCAAACTTATCACTATCAAGTCTTGTACAGTCTAGCTTTATCCAATATGATGTAGCAAACAAGGACTCAATGGCCATAACTGAAAGTTGTTTTAAAGACAATGACTGCATCAAACAGGCTTCACAATCATAAACTATTATGCATAAGAAGCAAAAAAAGGTTGAGCAGACAAACCTCACGAAGATATAGCTGCAAGAAAGATGACATGAAATTCATACATATCGCCAAGTACATTTCATGGTTgatagagatctcagtaggaagaTGTGCTTGAACCCACTTGTAAAGCTCTAGTGATCCTTTTCTTTTATAGAATGAATCTAGCTCTGAATCTTGATTTTCCTTAAAACACGAGCATGAAGTTGGACAATTGCGGTGGCCTGCATTTACTCCTCTTTGACGGATAAAACTGAAAGAACAATGCAATAAGAGGAAAACAGCTTGTCTTTGTAAGTGGCTGGAATGCATCCAGCATGATTCGCCATTGGACAAACTCAATAAAAATGGAGAGCCTTCCAGGCAATCATCTTGCTCAGACTGAAATTGATTTAATGGCTTTTTCAGAAGCTCTTGAAAGAAGTTATGAAGGAGATCCAACCAAGAAAGACAGACTGAACCATCTGGAGATATCAGTGAGCCAAGTCTGATCATCAGGGTCTGCAGTGAACAAGGTCTTTAGTTTGAAGAGTGAGACTCCTAGAGGATTTCAATATTTCATTCAGATTGCACACATAGGCAATGATGAAAATTGTTAAATCTCAATATAAGAAATCATAGCATAACATAACAGGTGAAAAAAGGAGTTTCCTTAGAAGTTGTTCTCCTAGACCTGCTTCAATTCTAAGCATTAAAAACCAGATAAGTTCTTTAACAAATtgtgaatttaaattaattcttctttctttcctccaactttttcaaagttaaaatcatgagaaaataaaaataaaaataaataaataaagcaacTTTAAAGAGCAATTTATGATCATTTTCCTCCCTGGTGAAGCACATACAATAACCTATTTAAGTGCTTCCACTAAATGAAATTCTTATGATTTGTATCGGACACACCTTCATATGTATCCAATTAAAAGTATAACTTTCTGCCGTGGACAAAAGAGGGACACAGATCAAATTCAAGG is a window from the Arachis hypogaea cultivar Tifrunner chromosome 1, arahy.Tifrunner.gnm2.J5K5, whole genome shotgun sequence genome containing:
- the LOC112786130 gene encoding uncharacterized protein isoform X4, which produces MMTLLTIKDEFVRHVAVNALVLTSQFVLKSGNKWDEFIKLWCRLLEMSITKMLLPLSTHYIGSEKCGFDSSDVNFLMQFGLKNCDWSTVAGITQVLRVICKGLKEEDYDDELLKVYYDSVNSCFSKVPWDLLDEYWSRDIDGSNESSDSGALEPRIKFLGAFLQLLCSLIDRNDFWETDCESAYANKHPLIGKICNLIPRLVTWCLVKQEDRADTCIVHYLKHKLLTLMIRLGSLISPDGSVCLSWLDLLHNFFQELLKKPLNQFQSEQDDCLEGSPFLLSLSNGESCWMHSSHLQRQAVFLLLHCSFSFIRQRGVNAGHRNCPTSCSCFKENQDSELDSFYKRKGSLELYKWVQAHLPTEISINHEMYLAICMNFMSSFLQLYLREDDLLFEVMLQLLSISSCLQQQFDIKEALYQDVKKEFLFDLLDIFNPVHLFHLFLSEIHYDHQVLLDYLISKDTGISCAKYLLSRCLCLICDSWDLFVESPLVGEYYSKSSCKRRKLSGDGIDFVADEIPTSVDNYRSTTLHSKNYEKDIEYCFKHYDIKPFKNAAECLLSLYNSIESLHQKDLFPYNPEVLLKRLRKFQEFCWQEQRFHGERTEK
- the LOC112710835 gene encoding methyl jasmonate esterase 1-like is translated as MERHFVLVHGVMHGAWCWYKVATLLQSVGHKVTSLDMAASGIHPKQASEVNSYREYVEPLTQFMKALPSHESVILVGHSAGGGCISVAMEQFPEKVSVAVFVAALMPGPNITFAALTKEDVMLSKSSMRPSPSFNDYELFDKQTTFTKENFGKVRRVYIMGDQDMLMKEDFQKWMIELHPPNEFKKIDGSDHFLMFSTPIQLFSCLQDISHKYY
- the LOC112786130 gene encoding uncharacterized protein isoform X2, with the translated sequence MFPAGELSWLCRLVVETLNPYTEPDAFSSICKQKEKELLLASSQVVRKIQLRIREFDSHIESTATKPVPNDDGLFCSDHHFSAHQCLSAIVTKMMTLLTIKDEFVRHVAVNALVLTSQFVLKSGNKWDEFIKLWCRLLEMSITKMLLPLSTHYIGSEKCGFDSSDVNFLMQFGLKNCDWSTVAGITQVLRVICKGLKEEDYDDELLKVYYDSVNSCFSKVPWDLLDEYWSRDIDGSNESSDSGALEPRIKFLGAFLQLLCSLIDRNDFWETDCESAYANKHPLIGKICNLIPRLVTWCLVKQEDRADTCIVHYLKHKLLTLMIRLGSLISPDGSVCLSWLDLLHNFFQELLKKPLNQFQSEQDDCLEGSPFLLSLSNGESCWMHSSHLQRQAVFLLLHCSFSFIRQRGVNAGHRNCPTSCSCFKENQDSELDSFYKRKGSLELYKWVQAHLPTEISINHEMYLAICMNFMSSFLQLYLREDDLLFEVMLQLLSISSCLQQQFDIKEALYQDVKKEFLFDLLDIFNPVHLFHLFLSEIHYDHQVLLDYLISKDTGISCAKYLLRCLCLICDSWDLFVESPLVGEYYSKSSCKRRKLSGDGIDFVADEIPTSVDNYRSTTLHSKNYEKDIEYCFKHYDIKPFKNAAECLLSLYNSIESLHQKDLFPYNPEVLLKRLRKFQEFCWQEQRFHGERTEK
- the LOC112786130 gene encoding uncharacterized protein isoform X1 → MFPAGELSWLCRLVVETLNPYTEPDAFSSICKQKEKELLLASSQVVRKIQLRIREFDSHIESTATKPVPNDDGLFCSDHHFSAHQCLSAIVTKMMTLLTIKDEFVRHVAVNALVLTSQFVLKSGNKWDEFIKLWCRLLEMSITKMLLPLSTHYIGSEKCGFDSSDVNFLMQFGLKNCDWSTVAGITQVLRVICKGLKEEDYDDELLKVYYDSVNSCFSKVPWDLLDEYWSRDIDGSNESSDSGALEPRIKFLGAFLQLLCSLIDRNDFWETDCESAYANKHPLIGKICNLIPRLVTWCLVKQEDRADTCIVHYLKHKLLTLMIRLGSLISPDGSVCLSWLDLLHNFFQELLKKPLNQFQSEQDDCLEGSPFLLSLSNGESCWMHSSHLQRQAVFLLLHCSFSFIRQRGVNAGHRNCPTSCSCFKENQDSELDSFYKRKGSLELYKWVQAHLPTEISINHEMYLAICMNFMSSFLQLYLREDDLLFEVMLQLLSISSCLQQQFDIKEALYQDVKKEFLFDLLDIFNPVHLFHLFLSEIHYDHQVLLDYLISKDTGISCAKYLLSRCLCLICDSWDLFVESPLVGEYYSKSSCKRRKLSGDGIDFVADEIPTSVDNYRSTTLHSKNYEKDIEYCFKHYDIKPFKNAAECLLSLYNSIESLHQKDLFPYNPEVLLKRLRKFQEFCWQEQRFHGERTEK
- the LOC112786130 gene encoding uncharacterized protein isoform X5; translated protein: MMTLLTIKDEFVRHVAVNALVLTSQFVLKSGNKWDEFIKLWCRLLEMSITKMLLPLSTHYIGSEKCGFDSSDVNFLMQFGLKNCDWSTVAGITQVLRVICKGLKEEDYDDELLKVYYDSVNSCFSKVPWDLLDEYWSRDIDGSNESSDSGALEPRIKFLGAFLQLLCSLIDRNDFWETDCESAYANKHPLIGKICNLIPRLVTWCLVKQEDRADTCIVHYLKHKLLTLMIRLGSLISPDGSVCLSWLDLLHNFFQELLKKPLNQFQSEQDDCLEGSPFLLSLSNGESCWMHSSHLQRQAVFLLLHCSFSFIRQRGVNAGHRNCPTSCSCFKENQDSELDSFYKRKGSLELYKWVQAHLPTEISINHEMYLAICMNFMSSFLQLYLREDDLLFEVMLQLLSISSCLQQQFDIKEALYQDVKKEFLFDLLDIFNPVHLFHLFLSEIHYDHQVLLDYLISKDTGISCAKYLLRCLCLICDSWDLFVESPLVGEYYSKSSCKRRKLSGDGIDFVADEIPTSVDNYRSTTLHSKNYEKDIEYCFKHYDIKPFKNAAECLLSLYNSIESLHQKDLFPYNPEVLLKRLRKFQEFCWQEQRFHGERTEK
- the LOC112786130 gene encoding uncharacterized protein isoform X3 is translated as MFPAGELSWLCRLVVETLNPYTEPDAFSSICKQKEKELLLASSQVVRKIQLRIREFDSHIESTATKPVPNDDGLFCSDHHFSAHQCLSAIVTKMMTLLTIKDEFVRHVAVNALVLTSQFVLKSGNKWDEFIKLWCRLLEMSITKMLLPLSTHYIGSEKCGFDSSDVNFLMQFGLKNCDWSTVAGITQVLRVICKGLKEEDYDDELLKVYYDSVNSCFSKVPWDLLDEYWSRDIDGSNESSDSGALEPRIKFLGAFLQLLCSLIDRNDFWETDCESAYANKHPLIGKICNLIPRLVTWCLVKQEDRADTCIVHYLKHKLLTLMIRLGSLISPDGSVCLSWLDLLHNFFQELLKKPLNQFQSEQDDCLEGSPFLLSLSNGESCWMHSSHLQRQAVFLLLHCSFSFIRQRGVNAGHRNCPTSCSCFKENQDSELDSFYKRKGSLELYKWVQAHLPTEISINHEMYLAICMNFMSSFLQLYLREDDLLFEVMLQLLSISSCLQQQFDIKEALYQDVKKEFLFDLLDIFNPVHLFHLFLSEIHYDHQVLLDYLISKDTGISCAKYLLSRCLCLICDSWDLFVESPLVGEYYSKSSCKRRKLSGDGIDFVADEIPTSVDNYRSTTLHSKNYEKDIEYCFKHYDIKPFKNAAECLLSLYNSIESLHQKDLFPYNPEVLLKRKFQEFCWQEQRFHGERTEK